A stretch of Oncorhynchus mykiss isolate Arlee chromosome 14, USDA_OmykA_1.1, whole genome shotgun sequence DNA encodes these proteins:
- the fbxo38 gene encoding F-box only protein 38 isoform X2, whose translation MMGPRRKSTKTQLASGGAANPYRLEEPKDYINELSHEVLCHIFRYLPMQDIMCMECLSRKLREAVTLYLRVVKVVDLCASRWWEYMPSAGFTDCSFLMLLKKMPDLEQLYGLHPRYLERRRVRGYEAFSIPGVLEALQACPNLLGVETSHLELVEAIWNYMPQVHILGKFRNRNGAFPIPPENKLTIPIAAKIQTLHLVGVNVPEIPCVSMLRHLYLKWVRLTKPQPFKDFLCVSLRTFVMRNCAGPTNSLKYVPLVTGLASARNLEQLELVRVPFLGGLIQHVVEDSWRSGGFRNLHTIVFGACKNALEVDLGYLIITAARRLHEVRIQPSLTKDGVFSALKMAELEFPQFETLHLGYVDEFLLQCKMSHSELVKYGLADVIENPGIITDIGMKAVNEVFSSIKYLVIYNCPHLHNPHKWITDHSRWSRLVDLTLVRCHAIKLESFSQFIELLPSLEFISLDQMFREPPKGCARVGLSAGTGIGVSSALVSNQNSNNDNDNNNNNNHQNNNNNDAPNIPPHNNDNEEGAAVVPQPQHRAEELPEVNGMLQDENIEAEAVVQAWPADEMEPPGPSQPAANPRPDNADEEQAGPSGVQCVVKKPPVVIFDSDSEDEEGPARTQAPGQPQQQQQQLTTYPPEPPQPTGKTATAEEAATHINKGKTPLRRRGPPLQEPSCEKGCQVTSEQIKADMKAATEVPDKDKNSKEPPAGTGAAGGAGCTTGGCVCSVHWREDSANQEEQSRARAGDEGTVRTRCTCSRARPIPEGRTRSLPNHPASGGAGGGDRTPERRQDLGEGAGAEGLEARDPAEESLARGVPEGHRGERMLGQSSREASVEPQPRGLRDGFPRRPVTRARSRLSSVPLVSESELSNSKPRVTVKRKRTADKSTSTSDPVTEDDHVQVLTLKSKNLVGITLTNCGITDLVLKDCPKMMFVHATRCRVLKHLKVESAPIVNRFDYAQCKKLDMEQVLDQILRMPPERNRIIYMRPMQQIDSLALERKLFRGPYPYHIAIIHEFSNPPNVRNKVRVRSWMDTIANISQELIKYEFFPEATRTEEDIKKYPSYPWGRDIYTLEGLVDEAPYSMITDFPWLRTLRTADPNSYARYDFEDDESTTIYAPRRKGQLSADICMETIGEEISERRQTRHGVFQRVVVVFIHYCDVRGEPVDDDYI comes from the exons ATGATGGGCCCGAGGCGGAAGTCCACCAAGACACAGCTCGCCAGTGGGGGAGCTGCCAATCCTTACAGACTGGAGGAGCCCAAGGACTACATCAATGAACTCTCCCATGAGGTCCTCTGCCACATATTCCG GTATCTGCCCATGCAGGACATCATGTGTATGGAGTGCCTTTCTCGGAAGCTTCGGGAAGCGGTGACACTGTACCTGCGGGTGGTGAAGGTGGTGGACCTGTGTGCTAGCCGTTGGTGGGAGTACATGCCCTCAG CAGGATTCACAGACTGCAGTTTCCTCATGCTGCTGAAGAAGATGCCAGACCTGGAGCAGCTGTATGGGCTTCATCCCCGCTACCTGGAGCGCCGCAGAGTCCGGGGATACGAGGCCTTCAGTATCCCAGGAGTACTGGAGGCACTTCAGGCCTGCCCCAACCTGCTG GGAGTGGAGACGTCTCATCTGGAGTTGGTGGAGGCAATCTGGAACTACATGCCTCAGGTCCACATCCTGGGGAAGTTCCGCAACCGCAACGGGGCGTTCCCCATTCCCCCTGAAAACAAGCTCACCATCCCAATCGCAGCCAAAATACAAACCCTGCATCTTGTCG GGGTGAATGTGCCAGAGATCCCGTGCGTCTCCATGCTAAGACACCTGTACCTGAAGTGGGTTCGCCTCACCAAGCCCCAGCCCTTCAAAGACTTCCTGTGTGTCAGCCTGCGGACCTTTGTGATGAGGAACTGCGCTGGCCCCACCAACTCTCTGAAGTACGTGCCCCTGGTGACAGGCCTTGCCTCGGCCCGCAACCTGGAGCAGCTGGAGTTGGTCAGAGTGCCCTTCCTGGGGGGGCTCATCCAGCATGTGGTGGAGGACAGCTGGAGGTCAG GTGGATTTCGCAATTTGCACACTATTGTATTTGGTGCCTGTAAGAATGCACTTGAAGTTGACCTGGGCTACCTCATCATCACTGCTGCACGCAG ATTACATGAAGTTCGAATCCAGCCTTCCCTAACCAAAGACGGGGTGTTCTCTGCACTGAAGATGGCTGAGCTGGAATTTCCCCAGTTTGAGACTTTGCACCTTGGATACGTCGATGAGTTCCTATTGCAGT GTAAAATGAGCCACTCTGAGCTAGTGAAGTATGGCCTGGCTGACGTCATTGAAAACCCAGGTATCATCACAGACATCGGGATGAAGGCTGTCAACGAGGTGTTCTCCTCCATCAAGTATCTGGTCATATACAACtgcccccacctccacaacccacacaagtggatTACAG ACCACTCGCGGTGGAGTCGCTTGGTGGACCTGACTCTGGTGCGTTGCCATGCCATCAAGCTGGAGTCGTTCAGCCAGTTCATTGAACTGCTTCCCAGCCTGGAGTTCATCTCCCTGGACCAGATGTTCAGAGAGCCACCCAAG GGCTGTGCCCGTGTGGGTCTGAGTGCTGGCACTGGGATAGGAGTCTCCTCTGCCCTGGTCAGCAACCAGAACTCTAACAATGACAatgacaataacaacaacaacaaccaccagaacaacaacaacaacgatgCACCCAACATCCCACCGCACAACAATGACAACGAGGAGGGTGCAGCTGTCGTGCCTCAACCACAACACAGGGCCGAGG aGCTTCCTGAGGTGAACGGGATGTTGCAGGATGAGAACATCGAGGCTGAGGCCGTGGTCCAGGCCTGGCCTGCAGATGAGATGGAACCCCCTGGTCCCAGTCAGCCTGCTGCCAACCCTCGGCCAGACAACGCAGACGAGGAGCAAGCAG GTCCCAGTGGTGTTCAGTGTGTGGTGAAGAAACCGCCAGTGGTGATTTTCGACTCGGACAGTGAGGATGAGGAGGGCCCTGCCAGAACCCAGGCTCCAGGCcagccccagcagcagcagcagcaactgaCCACTTATCCTCCTGAACCACCGCAGCCCACTGGCAAGACTGCCACTGCTGAGGAGGCAGCCACACACATTA ATAAAGGGAAGACGCCCCTGCGTCGACGAGGGCCACCCCTGCAGGAGCCCAGCTGTGAAAAGGGTTGCCAGGTTACCAGTGAGCAGATCAAAGCTGACATGAAGGCTGCAACTGAGGTCCCTGACAAAGACAAGAACTCCAAGgagcctcctgcagggacaggggcTGCTGGGGGGGCAGGCTGTACCACGGGGGGCTGTGTCTGCTCTGTCCACTGGAGAGAAGACTCCGCTAACCAGGAGGAACAGTCCAGAGCCCGGGCAGGGGACGAGGGTACAGTCCGGACTCGCTGCACCTGCAGTAGGGCTCGCCCCATCCCAGAGGGAAGGACTCGAAGTTTGCCCAACCACCCAGCCTCTGGAGGGgcaggaggaggggacaggacccCAGAGAGGAGGCAGGATCTGGGGGAGGGAGCAGGCGCAGAGGGGCTGGAGGCCAGGGACCCAGCTGAAGAGAGCCTGGCGAGGGGCGTGCCTGAGGGGCACCGTGGTGAGAGGATGTTGGGTCAGAGCTCCAGGGAGGCCAGCGTAGAGCCCCAGCCCAGAGGGTTAAGAGATGGCTTCCCCAGGCGACCTGTCACCCGCGCCCGCAGCAGACTGTCATCTGTACCTCTGGTGTCTGAGTCAG AGTTGTCCAACTCCAAGCCTCGGGTCACTGTAAAGAGGAAACGCACAGCAGACAAGTCCACCAGCACCAGCGACCCGGTCACTGAGGATGACCATGTACAG GTGCTGACGCTGAAGTCCAAAAACCTAGTGGGAATCACCCTTACAAACTGTGGCATCACTGACCTGGTGCTGAAGGACTGCCCTAAGATGATGTTTGTTCATG CCACGCGctgcagagtgctgaagcaccTGAAGGTGGAGAGTGCCCCCATAGTGAACCGCTTTGACTACGCCCAGTGTAAGAAGCTGGACATGGAGCAGGTCCTGGATCAGATCCTCCGCATGCCCCCGGAGAGAAACCGCATCATCTACATGCGCCCCATGCAGCAG ATTGACTCTCTGGCCCTGGAGAGGAAGCTGTTCCGTGGGCCGTACCCCTACCACATCGCCATCATCCACGAGTTCAGCAACCCTCCTAATGTCAGGAACAAGGTCAGAGTACGCAGCTGGATGGACACCATCGCCAACATCAGCCA GGAACTCATCAAGTACGAGTTCTTCCCCGAAGCTACGCGGACGGAAGAGGATATCAAGAAGTATCCCAGCTACCCCTGGGGCCGAGACATATACACCTTGGAGG GACTGGTAGATGAAGCGCCCTACTCCATGATCACAGACTTCCCCTGGCTCCGTACCCTACGGACAGCTGATCCCAACAGCTACGCACGCTATGACTTTGAGGATGATGAGAGCA CCACCATCTACGCCCCGCGGAGGAAGGGCCAGCTCTCGGCAGACATCTGCATGGAGACCATCGGTGAGGAGATCTCGGAGCGGCGCCAGACGCGGCATGGGGTCTTCCAGCGTGTGGTGGTGGTCTTCATCCACTACTGTGACGTACGGGGCGAACCTGTGGACGATGACTACATCTAG
- the fbxo38 gene encoding F-box only protein 38 isoform X1, translated as MMGPRRKSTKTQLASGGAANPYRLEEPKDYINELSHEVLCHIFRYLPMQDIMCMECLSRKLREAVTLYLRVVKVVDLCASRWWEYMPSGRQRGFTDCSFLMLLKKMPDLEQLYGLHPRYLERRRVRGYEAFSIPGVLEALQACPNLLGVETSHLELVEAIWNYMPQVHILGKFRNRNGAFPIPPENKLTIPIAAKIQTLHLVGVNVPEIPCVSMLRHLYLKWVRLTKPQPFKDFLCVSLRTFVMRNCAGPTNSLKYVPLVTGLASARNLEQLELVRVPFLGGLIQHVVEDSWRSGGFRNLHTIVFGACKNALEVDLGYLIITAARRLHEVRIQPSLTKDGVFSALKMAELEFPQFETLHLGYVDEFLLQCKMSHSELVKYGLADVIENPGIITDIGMKAVNEVFSSIKYLVIYNCPHLHNPHKWITDHSRWSRLVDLTLVRCHAIKLESFSQFIELLPSLEFISLDQMFREPPKGCARVGLSAGTGIGVSSALVSNQNSNNDNDNNNNNNHQNNNNNDAPNIPPHNNDNEEGAAVVPQPQHRAEELPEVNGMLQDENIEAEAVVQAWPADEMEPPGPSQPAANPRPDNADEEQAGPSGVQCVVKKPPVVIFDSDSEDEEGPARTQAPGQPQQQQQQLTTYPPEPPQPTGKTATAEEAATHINKGKTPLRRRGPPLQEPSCEKGCQVTSEQIKADMKAATEVPDKDKNSKEPPAGTGAAGGAGCTTGGCVCSVHWREDSANQEEQSRARAGDEGTVRTRCTCSRARPIPEGRTRSLPNHPASGGAGGGDRTPERRQDLGEGAGAEGLEARDPAEESLARGVPEGHRGERMLGQSSREASVEPQPRGLRDGFPRRPVTRARSRLSSVPLVSESELSNSKPRVTVKRKRTADKSTSTSDPVTEDDHVQVLTLKSKNLVGITLTNCGITDLVLKDCPKMMFVHATRCRVLKHLKVESAPIVNRFDYAQCKKLDMEQVLDQILRMPPERNRIIYMRPMQQIDSLALERKLFRGPYPYHIAIIHEFSNPPNVRNKVRVRSWMDTIANISQELIKYEFFPEATRTEEDIKKYPSYPWGRDIYTLEGLVDEAPYSMITDFPWLRTLRTADPNSYARYDFEDDESTTIYAPRRKGQLSADICMETIGEEISERRQTRHGVFQRVVVVFIHYCDVRGEPVDDDYI; from the exons ATGATGGGCCCGAGGCGGAAGTCCACCAAGACACAGCTCGCCAGTGGGGGAGCTGCCAATCCTTACAGACTGGAGGAGCCCAAGGACTACATCAATGAACTCTCCCATGAGGTCCTCTGCCACATATTCCG GTATCTGCCCATGCAGGACATCATGTGTATGGAGTGCCTTTCTCGGAAGCTTCGGGAAGCGGTGACACTGTACCTGCGGGTGGTGAAGGTGGTGGACCTGTGTGCTAGCCGTTGGTGGGAGTACATGCCCTCAGGTAGGCAGAGAG GATTCACAGACTGCAGTTTCCTCATGCTGCTGAAGAAGATGCCAGACCTGGAGCAGCTGTATGGGCTTCATCCCCGCTACCTGGAGCGCCGCAGAGTCCGGGGATACGAGGCCTTCAGTATCCCAGGAGTACTGGAGGCACTTCAGGCCTGCCCCAACCTGCTG GGAGTGGAGACGTCTCATCTGGAGTTGGTGGAGGCAATCTGGAACTACATGCCTCAGGTCCACATCCTGGGGAAGTTCCGCAACCGCAACGGGGCGTTCCCCATTCCCCCTGAAAACAAGCTCACCATCCCAATCGCAGCCAAAATACAAACCCTGCATCTTGTCG GGGTGAATGTGCCAGAGATCCCGTGCGTCTCCATGCTAAGACACCTGTACCTGAAGTGGGTTCGCCTCACCAAGCCCCAGCCCTTCAAAGACTTCCTGTGTGTCAGCCTGCGGACCTTTGTGATGAGGAACTGCGCTGGCCCCACCAACTCTCTGAAGTACGTGCCCCTGGTGACAGGCCTTGCCTCGGCCCGCAACCTGGAGCAGCTGGAGTTGGTCAGAGTGCCCTTCCTGGGGGGGCTCATCCAGCATGTGGTGGAGGACAGCTGGAGGTCAG GTGGATTTCGCAATTTGCACACTATTGTATTTGGTGCCTGTAAGAATGCACTTGAAGTTGACCTGGGCTACCTCATCATCACTGCTGCACGCAG ATTACATGAAGTTCGAATCCAGCCTTCCCTAACCAAAGACGGGGTGTTCTCTGCACTGAAGATGGCTGAGCTGGAATTTCCCCAGTTTGAGACTTTGCACCTTGGATACGTCGATGAGTTCCTATTGCAGT GTAAAATGAGCCACTCTGAGCTAGTGAAGTATGGCCTGGCTGACGTCATTGAAAACCCAGGTATCATCACAGACATCGGGATGAAGGCTGTCAACGAGGTGTTCTCCTCCATCAAGTATCTGGTCATATACAACtgcccccacctccacaacccacacaagtggatTACAG ACCACTCGCGGTGGAGTCGCTTGGTGGACCTGACTCTGGTGCGTTGCCATGCCATCAAGCTGGAGTCGTTCAGCCAGTTCATTGAACTGCTTCCCAGCCTGGAGTTCATCTCCCTGGACCAGATGTTCAGAGAGCCACCCAAG GGCTGTGCCCGTGTGGGTCTGAGTGCTGGCACTGGGATAGGAGTCTCCTCTGCCCTGGTCAGCAACCAGAACTCTAACAATGACAatgacaataacaacaacaacaaccaccagaacaacaacaacaacgatgCACCCAACATCCCACCGCACAACAATGACAACGAGGAGGGTGCAGCTGTCGTGCCTCAACCACAACACAGGGCCGAGG aGCTTCCTGAGGTGAACGGGATGTTGCAGGATGAGAACATCGAGGCTGAGGCCGTGGTCCAGGCCTGGCCTGCAGATGAGATGGAACCCCCTGGTCCCAGTCAGCCTGCTGCCAACCCTCGGCCAGACAACGCAGACGAGGAGCAAGCAG GTCCCAGTGGTGTTCAGTGTGTGGTGAAGAAACCGCCAGTGGTGATTTTCGACTCGGACAGTGAGGATGAGGAGGGCCCTGCCAGAACCCAGGCTCCAGGCcagccccagcagcagcagcagcaactgaCCACTTATCCTCCTGAACCACCGCAGCCCACTGGCAAGACTGCCACTGCTGAGGAGGCAGCCACACACATTA ATAAAGGGAAGACGCCCCTGCGTCGACGAGGGCCACCCCTGCAGGAGCCCAGCTGTGAAAAGGGTTGCCAGGTTACCAGTGAGCAGATCAAAGCTGACATGAAGGCTGCAACTGAGGTCCCTGACAAAGACAAGAACTCCAAGgagcctcctgcagggacaggggcTGCTGGGGGGGCAGGCTGTACCACGGGGGGCTGTGTCTGCTCTGTCCACTGGAGAGAAGACTCCGCTAACCAGGAGGAACAGTCCAGAGCCCGGGCAGGGGACGAGGGTACAGTCCGGACTCGCTGCACCTGCAGTAGGGCTCGCCCCATCCCAGAGGGAAGGACTCGAAGTTTGCCCAACCACCCAGCCTCTGGAGGGgcaggaggaggggacaggacccCAGAGAGGAGGCAGGATCTGGGGGAGGGAGCAGGCGCAGAGGGGCTGGAGGCCAGGGACCCAGCTGAAGAGAGCCTGGCGAGGGGCGTGCCTGAGGGGCACCGTGGTGAGAGGATGTTGGGTCAGAGCTCCAGGGAGGCCAGCGTAGAGCCCCAGCCCAGAGGGTTAAGAGATGGCTTCCCCAGGCGACCTGTCACCCGCGCCCGCAGCAGACTGTCATCTGTACCTCTGGTGTCTGAGTCAG AGTTGTCCAACTCCAAGCCTCGGGTCACTGTAAAGAGGAAACGCACAGCAGACAAGTCCACCAGCACCAGCGACCCGGTCACTGAGGATGACCATGTACAG GTGCTGACGCTGAAGTCCAAAAACCTAGTGGGAATCACCCTTACAAACTGTGGCATCACTGACCTGGTGCTGAAGGACTGCCCTAAGATGATGTTTGTTCATG CCACGCGctgcagagtgctgaagcaccTGAAGGTGGAGAGTGCCCCCATAGTGAACCGCTTTGACTACGCCCAGTGTAAGAAGCTGGACATGGAGCAGGTCCTGGATCAGATCCTCCGCATGCCCCCGGAGAGAAACCGCATCATCTACATGCGCCCCATGCAGCAG ATTGACTCTCTGGCCCTGGAGAGGAAGCTGTTCCGTGGGCCGTACCCCTACCACATCGCCATCATCCACGAGTTCAGCAACCCTCCTAATGTCAGGAACAAGGTCAGAGTACGCAGCTGGATGGACACCATCGCCAACATCAGCCA GGAACTCATCAAGTACGAGTTCTTCCCCGAAGCTACGCGGACGGAAGAGGATATCAAGAAGTATCCCAGCTACCCCTGGGGCCGAGACATATACACCTTGGAGG GACTGGTAGATGAAGCGCCCTACTCCATGATCACAGACTTCCCCTGGCTCCGTACCCTACGGACAGCTGATCCCAACAGCTACGCACGCTATGACTTTGAGGATGATGAGAGCA CCACCATCTACGCCCCGCGGAGGAAGGGCCAGCTCTCGGCAGACATCTGCATGGAGACCATCGGTGAGGAGATCTCGGAGCGGCGCCAGACGCGGCATGGGGTCTTCCAGCGTGTGGTGGTGGTCTTCATCCACTACTGTGACGTACGGGGCGAACCTGTGGACGATGACTACATCTAG
- the fbxo38 gene encoding F-box only protein 38 isoform X3: MMGPRRKSTKTQLASGGAANPYRLEEPKDYINELSHEVLCHIFRYLPMQDIMCMECLSRKLREAVTLYLRVVKVVDLCASRWWEYMPSGFTDCSFLMLLKKMPDLEQLYGLHPRYLERRRVRGYEAFSIPGVLEALQACPNLLGVETSHLELVEAIWNYMPQVHILGKFRNRNGAFPIPPENKLTIPIAAKIQTLHLVGVNVPEIPCVSMLRHLYLKWVRLTKPQPFKDFLCVSLRTFVMRNCAGPTNSLKYVPLVTGLASARNLEQLELVRVPFLGGLIQHVVEDSWRSGGFRNLHTIVFGACKNALEVDLGYLIITAARRLHEVRIQPSLTKDGVFSALKMAELEFPQFETLHLGYVDEFLLQCKMSHSELVKYGLADVIENPGIITDIGMKAVNEVFSSIKYLVIYNCPHLHNPHKWITDHSRWSRLVDLTLVRCHAIKLESFSQFIELLPSLEFISLDQMFREPPKGCARVGLSAGTGIGVSSALVSNQNSNNDNDNNNNNNHQNNNNNDAPNIPPHNNDNEEGAAVVPQPQHRAEELPEVNGMLQDENIEAEAVVQAWPADEMEPPGPSQPAANPRPDNADEEQAGPSGVQCVVKKPPVVIFDSDSEDEEGPARTQAPGQPQQQQQQLTTYPPEPPQPTGKTATAEEAATHINKGKTPLRRRGPPLQEPSCEKGCQVTSEQIKADMKAATEVPDKDKNSKEPPAGTGAAGGAGCTTGGCVCSVHWREDSANQEEQSRARAGDEGTVRTRCTCSRARPIPEGRTRSLPNHPASGGAGGGDRTPERRQDLGEGAGAEGLEARDPAEESLARGVPEGHRGERMLGQSSREASVEPQPRGLRDGFPRRPVTRARSRLSSVPLVSESELSNSKPRVTVKRKRTADKSTSTSDPVTEDDHVQVLTLKSKNLVGITLTNCGITDLVLKDCPKMMFVHATRCRVLKHLKVESAPIVNRFDYAQCKKLDMEQVLDQILRMPPERNRIIYMRPMQQIDSLALERKLFRGPYPYHIAIIHEFSNPPNVRNKVRVRSWMDTIANISQELIKYEFFPEATRTEEDIKKYPSYPWGRDIYTLEGLVDEAPYSMITDFPWLRTLRTADPNSYARYDFEDDESTTIYAPRRKGQLSADICMETIGEEISERRQTRHGVFQRVVVVFIHYCDVRGEPVDDDYI; the protein is encoded by the exons ATGATGGGCCCGAGGCGGAAGTCCACCAAGACACAGCTCGCCAGTGGGGGAGCTGCCAATCCTTACAGACTGGAGGAGCCCAAGGACTACATCAATGAACTCTCCCATGAGGTCCTCTGCCACATATTCCG GTATCTGCCCATGCAGGACATCATGTGTATGGAGTGCCTTTCTCGGAAGCTTCGGGAAGCGGTGACACTGTACCTGCGGGTGGTGAAGGTGGTGGACCTGTGTGCTAGCCGTTGGTGGGAGTACATGCCCTCAG GATTCACAGACTGCAGTTTCCTCATGCTGCTGAAGAAGATGCCAGACCTGGAGCAGCTGTATGGGCTTCATCCCCGCTACCTGGAGCGCCGCAGAGTCCGGGGATACGAGGCCTTCAGTATCCCAGGAGTACTGGAGGCACTTCAGGCCTGCCCCAACCTGCTG GGAGTGGAGACGTCTCATCTGGAGTTGGTGGAGGCAATCTGGAACTACATGCCTCAGGTCCACATCCTGGGGAAGTTCCGCAACCGCAACGGGGCGTTCCCCATTCCCCCTGAAAACAAGCTCACCATCCCAATCGCAGCCAAAATACAAACCCTGCATCTTGTCG GGGTGAATGTGCCAGAGATCCCGTGCGTCTCCATGCTAAGACACCTGTACCTGAAGTGGGTTCGCCTCACCAAGCCCCAGCCCTTCAAAGACTTCCTGTGTGTCAGCCTGCGGACCTTTGTGATGAGGAACTGCGCTGGCCCCACCAACTCTCTGAAGTACGTGCCCCTGGTGACAGGCCTTGCCTCGGCCCGCAACCTGGAGCAGCTGGAGTTGGTCAGAGTGCCCTTCCTGGGGGGGCTCATCCAGCATGTGGTGGAGGACAGCTGGAGGTCAG GTGGATTTCGCAATTTGCACACTATTGTATTTGGTGCCTGTAAGAATGCACTTGAAGTTGACCTGGGCTACCTCATCATCACTGCTGCACGCAG ATTACATGAAGTTCGAATCCAGCCTTCCCTAACCAAAGACGGGGTGTTCTCTGCACTGAAGATGGCTGAGCTGGAATTTCCCCAGTTTGAGACTTTGCACCTTGGATACGTCGATGAGTTCCTATTGCAGT GTAAAATGAGCCACTCTGAGCTAGTGAAGTATGGCCTGGCTGACGTCATTGAAAACCCAGGTATCATCACAGACATCGGGATGAAGGCTGTCAACGAGGTGTTCTCCTCCATCAAGTATCTGGTCATATACAACtgcccccacctccacaacccacacaagtggatTACAG ACCACTCGCGGTGGAGTCGCTTGGTGGACCTGACTCTGGTGCGTTGCCATGCCATCAAGCTGGAGTCGTTCAGCCAGTTCATTGAACTGCTTCCCAGCCTGGAGTTCATCTCCCTGGACCAGATGTTCAGAGAGCCACCCAAG GGCTGTGCCCGTGTGGGTCTGAGTGCTGGCACTGGGATAGGAGTCTCCTCTGCCCTGGTCAGCAACCAGAACTCTAACAATGACAatgacaataacaacaacaacaaccaccagaacaacaacaacaacgatgCACCCAACATCCCACCGCACAACAATGACAACGAGGAGGGTGCAGCTGTCGTGCCTCAACCACAACACAGGGCCGAGG aGCTTCCTGAGGTGAACGGGATGTTGCAGGATGAGAACATCGAGGCTGAGGCCGTGGTCCAGGCCTGGCCTGCAGATGAGATGGAACCCCCTGGTCCCAGTCAGCCTGCTGCCAACCCTCGGCCAGACAACGCAGACGAGGAGCAAGCAG GTCCCAGTGGTGTTCAGTGTGTGGTGAAGAAACCGCCAGTGGTGATTTTCGACTCGGACAGTGAGGATGAGGAGGGCCCTGCCAGAACCCAGGCTCCAGGCcagccccagcagcagcagcagcaactgaCCACTTATCCTCCTGAACCACCGCAGCCCACTGGCAAGACTGCCACTGCTGAGGAGGCAGCCACACACATTA ATAAAGGGAAGACGCCCCTGCGTCGACGAGGGCCACCCCTGCAGGAGCCCAGCTGTGAAAAGGGTTGCCAGGTTACCAGTGAGCAGATCAAAGCTGACATGAAGGCTGCAACTGAGGTCCCTGACAAAGACAAGAACTCCAAGgagcctcctgcagggacaggggcTGCTGGGGGGGCAGGCTGTACCACGGGGGGCTGTGTCTGCTCTGTCCACTGGAGAGAAGACTCCGCTAACCAGGAGGAACAGTCCAGAGCCCGGGCAGGGGACGAGGGTACAGTCCGGACTCGCTGCACCTGCAGTAGGGCTCGCCCCATCCCAGAGGGAAGGACTCGAAGTTTGCCCAACCACCCAGCCTCTGGAGGGgcaggaggaggggacaggacccCAGAGAGGAGGCAGGATCTGGGGGAGGGAGCAGGCGCAGAGGGGCTGGAGGCCAGGGACCCAGCTGAAGAGAGCCTGGCGAGGGGCGTGCCTGAGGGGCACCGTGGTGAGAGGATGTTGGGTCAGAGCTCCAGGGAGGCCAGCGTAGAGCCCCAGCCCAGAGGGTTAAGAGATGGCTTCCCCAGGCGACCTGTCACCCGCGCCCGCAGCAGACTGTCATCTGTACCTCTGGTGTCTGAGTCAG AGTTGTCCAACTCCAAGCCTCGGGTCACTGTAAAGAGGAAACGCACAGCAGACAAGTCCACCAGCACCAGCGACCCGGTCACTGAGGATGACCATGTACAG GTGCTGACGCTGAAGTCCAAAAACCTAGTGGGAATCACCCTTACAAACTGTGGCATCACTGACCTGGTGCTGAAGGACTGCCCTAAGATGATGTTTGTTCATG CCACGCGctgcagagtgctgaagcaccTGAAGGTGGAGAGTGCCCCCATAGTGAACCGCTTTGACTACGCCCAGTGTAAGAAGCTGGACATGGAGCAGGTCCTGGATCAGATCCTCCGCATGCCCCCGGAGAGAAACCGCATCATCTACATGCGCCCCATGCAGCAG ATTGACTCTCTGGCCCTGGAGAGGAAGCTGTTCCGTGGGCCGTACCCCTACCACATCGCCATCATCCACGAGTTCAGCAACCCTCCTAATGTCAGGAACAAGGTCAGAGTACGCAGCTGGATGGACACCATCGCCAACATCAGCCA GGAACTCATCAAGTACGAGTTCTTCCCCGAAGCTACGCGGACGGAAGAGGATATCAAGAAGTATCCCAGCTACCCCTGGGGCCGAGACATATACACCTTGGAGG GACTGGTAGATGAAGCGCCCTACTCCATGATCACAGACTTCCCCTGGCTCCGTACCCTACGGACAGCTGATCCCAACAGCTACGCACGCTATGACTTTGAGGATGATGAGAGCA CCACCATCTACGCCCCGCGGAGGAAGGGCCAGCTCTCGGCAGACATCTGCATGGAGACCATCGGTGAGGAGATCTCGGAGCGGCGCCAGACGCGGCATGGGGTCTTCCAGCGTGTGGTGGTGGTCTTCATCCACTACTGTGACGTACGGGGCGAACCTGTGGACGATGACTACATCTAG